Proteins encoded within one genomic window of Haladaptatus sp. QDMS2:
- a CDS encoding thioesterase family protein, with protein MAEFYDVFENRVRFAETDMQGVVFYGNYVTFQDETFNAFLREIDYGYDTFADKGWDVHVVHVDVDYHAPAKFDDVVVNAMRVAELGTKSITFAYRARKKADDTLFASGHVTHVAVSAQTGEAIAIPDDFREALLAFQETPPEVR; from the coding sequence ATGGCTGAATTCTACGACGTGTTCGAAAACCGGGTGCGCTTCGCCGAGACAGACATGCAGGGCGTCGTCTTCTACGGAAACTACGTCACCTTCCAGGACGAGACGTTCAACGCCTTCCTCCGGGAGATTGACTACGGCTACGACACGTTCGCAGACAAAGGCTGGGACGTCCACGTCGTCCACGTGGATGTAGATTACCACGCCCCCGCGAAGTTCGACGACGTAGTCGTGAACGCGATGCGCGTCGCAGAACTCGGCACGAAGAGCATCACGTTCGCCTACCGCGCCCGAAAGAAGGCCGACGACACACTGTTCGCCTCGGGCCACGTCACCCACGTCGCCGTGAGCGCGCAGACGGGCGAGGCAATTGCGATTCCAGACGACTTCCGCGAGGCGCTGCTCGCGTTTCAGGAGACGCCGCCGGAGGTCCGGTAA
- a CDS encoding VOC family protein, which translates to MGRIVHFEIHAQNPERALEFYENVFDWTAEQWGDMDYWLLVTGEADEPGIDGAITKREGPRPTGHDPFNGFACTVDVDSVDETVDLVERFGGKVITEKHAVDGVGWLAYCEDTEGNQFGLMEADETAA; encoded by the coding sequence ATGGGACGCATTGTTCACTTCGAGATTCACGCACAGAACCCAGAGCGCGCCCTCGAATTCTACGAGAACGTCTTCGACTGGACCGCAGAGCAGTGGGGCGACATGGACTACTGGCTGCTCGTCACTGGCGAGGCGGACGAACCGGGCATTGACGGCGCAATCACCAAACGAGAGGGGCCAAGACCTACGGGCCACGACCCGTTTAATGGGTTTGCCTGTACGGTGGACGTCGACTCGGTGGACGAGACGGTGGACCTGGTCGAACGCTTCGGCGGGAAAGTCATCACCGAAAAACACGCCGTCGATGGCGTCGGCTGGCTCGCGTACTGTGAGGACACTGAAGGCAACCAGTTCGGGTTGATGGAAGCCGACGAGACGGCCGCCTGA
- a CDS encoding Yip1 family protein: MILDLVTNPDAFFRAEAESPRLWGAAGVVLLAGVVGAITSFLLLSRILTALPADVGPAVALLSYTFGVGGALVTQFVVWVLFAVVFHVISIVFDGEGDFRKTLALTGWGFVPAIFGGLLGLGAMYLALQGIPSPTTPEAIEPFTLAVTRSSVLQVAGLVGIAFTLWSAFLWAFAVKYARHVTLGQGILIVALPVAVSIALTLASQLFVL, translated from the coding sequence ATGATTCTCGACCTCGTTACGAACCCGGACGCGTTCTTCCGGGCAGAGGCCGAGTCACCGCGGCTTTGGGGAGCCGCTGGGGTCGTTTTGCTCGCGGGGGTGGTCGGGGCGATAACGTCGTTCCTCCTGCTCTCGCGCATCCTCACCGCGCTTCCTGCCGACGTTGGCCCGGCCGTCGCACTACTGAGCTACACGTTCGGCGTCGGCGGGGCGCTTGTCACGCAGTTCGTCGTCTGGGTGCTGTTCGCCGTCGTTTTCCACGTCATCTCCATCGTCTTCGACGGTGAGGGTGACTTCAGAAAGACGCTCGCATTGACCGGGTGGGGGTTCGTCCCCGCCATCTTCGGCGGCCTGCTCGGCCTCGGCGCGATGTACCTCGCCCTGCAAGGAATTCCGTCGCCGACCACGCCCGAAGCTATCGAGCCGTTTACGCTCGCAGTCACTCGGTCGAGCGTCCTGCAAGTCGCCGGTCTCGTCGGTATCGCGTTCACCCTGTGGAGCGCGTTCCTCTGGGCGTTCGCCGTCAAATACGCCCGCCACGTCACGCTCGGCCAGGGAATACTCATCGTCGCGCTTCCGGTCGCGGTCAGCATCGCACTCACACTCGCAAGCCAACTGTTTGTTCTATGA
- a CDS encoding ABC transporter ATP-binding protein, translated as MALVELRGVVKRYELGGETLTVLKGVDFAIEPGEFVAVMGPSGSGKSTMLNMIGLLDEPSEGTVLLDGEDVTTLSDRDRTKARQGAIGFIFQDFYLIPSLTATENVELPTLFGGAAAAEGRVRAEQLLTDLGLGDRLDHLPSELSGGQQQRVAIARSLVNEPRVLLADEPTGNLDQKTGREILERLRAICDEGVGIVAVTHDPNVAAFADRRVNIVDGVITGEEVVTDV; from the coding sequence ATGGCGCTCGTTGAACTGCGCGGCGTGGTCAAGCGCTACGAACTCGGCGGCGAGACGCTCACCGTCCTCAAGGGCGTCGATTTCGCCATCGAACCGGGCGAGTTCGTTGCGGTCATGGGACCCAGTGGCTCCGGGAAATCGACCATGCTCAACATGATCGGCCTGCTCGACGAGCCGAGCGAGGGGACCGTCCTGCTCGACGGCGAGGACGTAACCACGCTCTCTGACCGAGACCGCACCAAGGCCCGACAGGGAGCCATCGGCTTCATCTTCCAGGACTTCTACCTCATTCCCTCGCTCACGGCGACCGAAAACGTCGAACTACCGACGCTTTTCGGCGGGGCCGCCGCCGCGGAGGGGCGAGTACGGGCAGAACAGTTGCTCACCGACCTCGGCCTCGGCGATAGACTGGACCACCTGCCCTCTGAACTCTCTGGCGGCCAGCAACAGCGCGTGGCTATCGCCCGGTCGCTCGTGAACGAACCGCGCGTGCTACTCGCGGACGAACCGACGGGCAACTTAGACCAGAAGACGGGCCGAGAAATCTTAGAGCGCCTTCGAGCCATCTGCGACGAGGGCGTCGGCATCGTCGCGGTCACCCACGACCCGAACGTCGCCGCGTTCGCCGACCGCCGGGTCAACATCGTCGATGGGGTTATCACCGGCGAGGAGGTCGTGACCGATGTTTGA
- a CDS encoding ABC transporter permease yields MFEPIYRRFPAVMMARRNLTRNKIRSALAMLGIVIGVLAIASLGIFGNTLQVSVTESLGDIGSEIIVSPAFEEGVSFLSDRDVQNVERAAPGATVTPVAQKQGVIEFSGEQQVIQVFGVSRPGDLYEAEAGSIPPTLRSGALVGTTLAEDLGVRVGNSIVVDGTTYRVSAILAESQAFSPTSANNGVVIPVEAFPAREYGQIVVDAGSGLEANATAEAIRGLNDRDRRYEVFELADISAQIAEAFNAIGTFLIAIGAISLVVAGVSILNVMLMSTIERRTEIGVLRAVGVQKIEILGIILVEALLLGVIGGVVGVFLSIGAGMAVSQFILEDPFGVFTLANFAFIGQAYAFGLGASLISGLYPAWRAANLNPVDALRG; encoded by the coding sequence ATGTTTGAACCAATTTACCGGCGCTTCCCCGCGGTGATGATGGCGCGGCGCAACCTCACGCGAAACAAGATTCGCTCGGCGCTCGCCATGCTCGGCATCGTCATTGGCGTCCTCGCCATCGCCTCGCTCGGCATCTTCGGGAACACCCTGCAGGTGAGTGTCACCGAATCGCTCGGCGACATCGGCAGCGAAATCATCGTCTCGCCGGCGTTCGAGGAGGGCGTGAGTTTCCTCTCAGACCGCGACGTCCAGAACGTCGAACGGGCGGCTCCCGGCGCGACGGTCACGCCGGTCGCCCAGAAACAGGGCGTCATCGAGTTCAGCGGCGAACAACAGGTGATACAGGTGTTTGGCGTCTCCCGACCCGGCGACCTCTACGAGGCGGAGGCCGGTTCGATTCCGCCGACGCTCAGAAGCGGCGCACTCGTCGGGACGACCCTCGCTGAAGACCTCGGCGTGCGCGTCGGCAACAGCATCGTCGTAGACGGAACGACCTACCGGGTGAGCGCGATTCTCGCCGAGAGTCAGGCGTTCTCGCCCACCTCCGCGAACAACGGCGTCGTGATTCCCGTCGAGGCGTTCCCCGCACGCGAGTACGGCCAAATCGTCGTCGATGCCGGGTCAGGCTTGGAGGCGAACGCGACGGCCGAAGCCATCCGCGGCCTAAACGACCGAGACCGCCGCTACGAAGTGTTCGAACTCGCCGACATCTCCGCGCAAATCGCAGAGGCGTTCAACGCCATCGGCACCTTCCTCATCGCCATCGGGGCCATCTCACTGGTCGTCGCGGGGGTGAGCATCCTGAACGTCATGCTCATGAGCACCATTGAGCGACGCACCGAAATTGGCGTCCTCCGGGCTGTGGGCGTCCAGAAAATCGAGATTCTCGGCATCATCCTCGTCGAAGCCCTACTGCTCGGCGTCATCGGCGGCGTCGTCGGCGTCTTCCTCTCCATCGGCGCGGGCATGGCCGTGAGCCAGTTCATCCTCGAAGACCCATTTGGCGTGTTTACCCTCGCGAACTTCGCCTTCATCGGGCAGGCCTACGCCTTCGGTCTCGGGGCAAGTCTCATCTCTGGCCTCTACCCGGCGTGGCGAGCGGCGAATCTGAACCCCGTGGACGCCCTCCGCGGGTGA